One window from the genome of Garra rufa chromosome 1, GarRuf1.0, whole genome shotgun sequence encodes:
- the LOC141329464 gene encoding uncharacterized protein, which yields MVFVKEESEEDTSEPEPWRIKQEEPEPWRIKHEEPETWRIKQEEPEPWRIKHEEPEPWRIKQEEQGGLMKVKEEGQDLDEVEEKHQSQKNHDANGEKSASCSNEKTDVKSPFSCSECGNTYKHNASLVKHMRIHTGEKPFGCSQCEKTFTSNSNLKKHVLVHAGIKPYSCSQCGKSFRQKAHLRHHLVTHSSEKPFSCSQCGNTFIHKTNLKNHMLIHTGIKPFSCSQCGKSFLHKGNLNVHLLTHSSEKPFSCSQCGNTFTRKTNLKTHMLIHTGIKPFSCSQCGKSFTKKVHLKNHVLTHSSERPFICFQCGNTFRRKSNLKNHMLIHSGIKAFS from the exons atggtgtttgttaaagaggagagtgaggagGACACGAGTGAACCAgaaccctggagaataaaacaagaggaaccagaaccatggagaataaaacatgaggaaccagaaacctggagaataaaacaagaggaaccagaaccatggagaataaaacatgaggaaccagaaccctggagaataaaacaagaggaacaaggag gcCTGATGAAAGTAAAAGAGGAAGGACAAGATCTGGACGAGGTGGAGGAGAAACATCAGTCTCAGAAAAATCATGACGCCAATGGAGAAAAATCAGCGAGTTGCAGTAATGAAAAAACAGACGTCAAAAGCCCTTTCagctgctctgagtgtggaaacaCTTACAAACATAACGCAAGCCTTGTGAAACACATGAGAATCcatactggagaaaagcctttcggTTGTTCTCAGTGCGAAAAGACTTTCACGTCTAACAGTAACCTTAAGAAGCACGTGTTAGTTCACGCTGGGATAAAGCCTTacagctgctctcagtgtggaaagagctttagACAGAAAGCACACCTTAGGCATCATTTGGTAACTCACTCTTCAGAAAAGCCcttcagctgctctcagtgtggaaacacTTTCATACATAAAACAAACCTTAAAAATCACATGTTAATTCATACTGGGATAAAGCCTTTCAGCtgttctcagtgtggaaagagttttctaCATAAAGGAAACCTTAATGTTCATTTGCTAACTCACTCTTCAGAAAAGCCCTTCAGCTGCTCTCAGTGCGGAAACACTTTCACACGTAAAACAAACCTTAAAACTCACATGTTAATTCACACTGGGAtaaagcctttcagctgctctcagtgtggaaagagttttacaaagaaaGTACACCTTAAGAATCATGTGCTAACTCACTCTTCAGAAAGGCCTTTCATCTGCTTTCAGTGTGGAAACACTTTCAGACGTAAATCAAACCTCAAGAATCATATGTTGATTCATTCTGGAATAAAGGCTTTCAGCTGA